DNA sequence from the Pseudochaenichthys georgianus chromosome 8, fPseGeo1.2, whole genome shotgun sequence genome:
GCATACACATTTTATGTCGGGGTCTCAAGTTTCCTGTagattgttgttgtttactttTTACAGTTTAGGAGACAGGGAAGGTCCTAGACCTACGAGGCATCTCACAAAGTAGGCGAGTCACCTCAGTAAGCAGACCTTTTCCCCTTCAAAAATACTTCTCGTTATGTTTACGAGGACACGGGCGTCACCCCGCGTCGTTATTTTCCTTACTCATCAGTTTAAGGCATAAGTAGTACCTGGTCAAAGACAGCACTACAGACAAAGCCCGGGTCTTCTGGGTCACGGTGTCAACCAGTTGTTTATAGAAttctttgtttttaaatgttcattttaCTCAAACACATGCCTATAAATAGTAAAACCAGAGAAACTGATAATGCTGCAGTGGTCTCTTACAATAGCACTATGAAAACCCTGGAGCTAATTCACATCACTAGTTCCAATATATACACTTAATGTTTTTCATATGTCCTTTTTGTCTCATTTGTCCTACAGTGGGGACATTTATAGCAAAAGGGATAGTGCAGCTAAAAGATTAAAATAAGATGAGTGGAGGAATTCTATTCAATATTGAACAGAATTAAAAAGAGTATTTTATTTATATCTTAATATGTTTTGGCGTATCAGAATTACAATCCGAATACTTTACTTATCCAATGGGGAAATTGTGATTTGTGACAGATTCTACCTTTTagaataaaatatgtatataaaaaCATAGGAACTTAAACTAGAAATGTGTAATTTGAAAACCTGTAATATAGGACACTAAAAACAATTCACTACTACAACTAGGCTTCTTATACATCTTATAATGTTTACCTTATTTTGGAGTAAATAACATTGAAATAACAAAGTATTACACAAaagtacactcccgtgtttaaAATAAAACCATAATAAAAAAGGAGTGAAAAAGCAGCCAGTACCAATAATAATTTGGAAAAATACTATAAAAAATACCACTAtaaaaacactagtgctaattCACATCGCTACTTGCGACGTGCCAATGTTAGTATGGTATATATACACCGTTTCTTCATGACGTCACGTGTAGTTTTTGTTAGCATTCATTGCTTGTTTAGCCTTCCAGCAGCAGCTCGGTGTGTTTAGTTCAACATCAGCTAGCAGCTAGGCTAAGAGTCAGAACCTGGTCAGAACCTATGGTCAGAACCCAGCAGTGACGGTTTGAATGAGAGATGTCAACACACACATCTTGAATGACATCATGTGCGAAAACATGTGCATTCATCTCGgtttatttcattaaaaatgCGTGCAGTGCAGACAAATCAGTGCTTCAAATGAATCAATGTTTTTTGAGCAGACATAaacacccagtcttcctgactGAGACATGTTTCAGGAAATGTTTCGCTAatgtctgtttttaaatgtttttccgGTCATTTAGAATACACACAGAGCATCTTACCGGGTAATTTGAGGGCACGGGACAGTGCTGCAGCCATTTCTCCTCTAACGGATCCGTGAGGCAGCGACGAGAGGCAGCGGTCGGTGATAATCAACTGAATAGAAACACCGCGCAGCAGGTTAGAGCTGCCCCGCTGCATCATGGGACAtggagttttttgtttttgtttattttgccatgcttttttttcaaatatttgtgtttgtttgttgtttacAATACAGCAAATGTGATATAAAAAACGAAGCAATATGCAGATGTAATTCCAGGAGATGATATTGAGGAAAATCTGTATCTAAACTACACATATAACTTATACACAAAAGTATTTTTAGTCTTCCATATTTTGCAGTCCTGACAatatacagaacatgttttAATGGTAGTTTACCTTATGAAAGAGGGCAGTACTAAGAATGGAGGGACTGTTTATTTGTTTGTACCATCTTTTTCTTACACAGCAcaaacagtgaaatgtgttgtctgcatttaacccatagGAATAAGTGATTGTATTATCTGATAAAACAAAACTAACTAAACTATTACAACGAAATTAGCCTATTTTAGGGCTATTTCTGTGAAACCTAATAGAACATATTCAGGTATCATTAGAAAACCATCTGGCAAAAGCAATGCCTCTGCTCAAGGATGTGATTTTCAAGTATACAACACtttgtttctttaaaaaaaaaaaagttacgaAGGCTACCCTGCATCATGGTGCTGTTATCGTGGATCAACTAAGTGGTATGTTATGTTGTTGTTTTCCCATTGGTGTATTACAGGGGCTACTCCCATACATACTGTTACCTGTTTCTGGTATGTAATAATCTTGTATGTCACATTTAGGTAAATTAGTgtgaaaaacatcttgcataCACATTGTCTTCCAAATGAACTATCCCAACATAAGGTCTCAAATGTCCTGTACATTACATgatacatgttagacgcttttatccaaagcgatttatatactcaatactgtgggcaatccccacaggaacaatttggggtgaagtgtcttccccagggacacaacgacatgctgactgcagtggtgtTTGAATCTGtgccccctgatccgaacacataCCGTTGTGCCACACGACTCCTATagattgttgttgtttacttgTTACAGTTTAGGAGACGGGGAAGGTCCTAGACCTACGAGGCATCTCACAAAGTAGGCGAGTCACCTCAGTAAGCAGACCTTTGCCCCTTCAAAAATTCTTCTCGTTATGTTTACGAGGACACGGGCGTCACCCCGCGTCGTTATTTTCCTTACTCATCAGTTTAAGGCATAAGTAATCAATCGTCGAAGACGGGACTAAACACAATGCCCGGGTGTTCTGGATCACGGTGTCAACCATTGCTCATTGGCAACATATTATTTTCGCTTCCACCAACAGCTCATTGTGTGTGTTAGTAATGTGTGTGAATTGATTGTGTTCATTTCATGTTTTAAAGACAGTGAAGTATATTTATTGCACATAACAATCCACATTTTTTGTGACAATATCGCGCAAAGGCTCATGGGTAGTGAAACCATTATCTCATTTGCTGTCAGTCAAGAGCAATCAATCGCAGAATATTCTTTTATCAAACGGGCAGTGGTTTTGCTGTGAAATCTTAATGCTCTTCCAATCAATTTACATTTAACAGTTATAAGTGAATACATGATCAGTAAATTATGattttaaatacaaaacaacTAAAGTGAGTTTCGAAAACCGTGTTCGCATTCTGGCCCAAATCGTTTACCGTAGCACCAGCGAAAATCGTATCCTATACGCATGCGCAGTGAGGCTGTGTTAGAAAATGGCAGACGTCTCCCTGGATGAAGTTATACGACAGCGCGGTATTAACCTTAAGGCACCAGCGAAACGGTAAGAAAACACATCCACGAGctgataaatatttgtttatcaAGGACAAGGAAGCTTGTAGTAACATTTCTTAAGCAATAACGTGAATTGAGAGCTTTTATTGTTGGTAAAATACCGCAAGCTAACAGTAAGCTAAAGGCTAGCTTGGCTACGATGTATATTTTAGCTTGAGGCCTTTTTCTCCGAAGCATTCACTgataaatgtataaaatatgagCGGAGGTGTTAAGTAACTACGTACATTTGCAGCATACAAAGTAATTGAAACTAGCTGCACCGTTACTATCTTTGATaaaacataatatatatatatatatatatctatatattattattatgaaatgGGCCAATTTGTataataagtacttttacttttaagtaTATATTTGATGCCAATACCTTTGTACTTTTAATTGAGTAACCTTTTGCATGCAGGACTTTCACttgaaacagagtattcctacactctggtatttCTAATTGTACTCAAGATAGGAGTACTGGTCCCACCTCTGAATATGGGTAAATTCAGGAATATCCTACAAAACGTATTTAAGTCGCACCAACACAAACTCTTGTGACGAATTAGCTTGTCTTTGTAGCTTCATTCGCCAGGTGTAGCTAGCTTGCAAGCTAATATGAATCAAGCTAGCTTTTACTCTAGGTTAAACTAGGGTGGTGGCTTGTTCAGACAATTGTTTAAAACGTATACACACTGTCCTTCCTCCACTATTGTGTGAGCAAGTACAgaggaatatatatatatatatactcgaATTGTTTGTGCAAATAGCAGGGCCCGATATGACTGCTCTTAAatgtgttttccctttcctgggTGACAAAACACATTCTTTCAGCattcaaatacaaatgaaaactCTTCTAATTTAAGTGTTACTTTCAAAATATTGAACTTTTCACATGAGTGTTCATGAACTTTCAAATGTTGAATAAAGCCCTGTCTTCAGAATCCTGGTGGGTTTTGCTTGAACATTGATTAAGTTAAATAAACTCTTGTCTTTCTGTGTGTCAGACCAATGTTTGGAAGAGGTGCAGGAGCGGTTGGCAAAAGCTTTGATGCTCGCCAGAAGATTGGGGCTAATGATGTCCGACAGCGGCTTGGACCAGGAGCAGGTAATGGCATCATTGGCTGAAATCCCATGCCTTTTTATGTTGACTAAAAAAACAAATCAAGTTTAGAGGATTTATACGTCTTTCGCTCCTAATTTTCAACATTTGATCCCTCAGGATTTCAAGTGAAAGATGCCAGGGAGAAGCTGGTTCAGAAGGATGCTCGCTTTAAAATCCGTGGCaggggaggagcaggaggaggagggggggtgcAGGATGCTCGGCAGATGATCAACTCACGCAAACAGGGCCCAAATCTGTTCGCTGTCCCTGCACAGACAATGCCAAAGATGGCAGTAACACAACATCTGCAGGGCCAGACATTTGTGCCACAGATGCAGATACAAAGCAACTATAATCTGGTCGGTCTGAACTCGAGGCAGTTTAACCCGACTGCACAAGGACTTGGTTTGAGGGGCAGCGCGTCGCCACAGCTGAGCACTAATAAGAGAGTGATGGATGCTCGGGATAGACTGAGCCTCAAGAGGAACATTGGAGGGACACCGACACAGGCAGATTTTGAACACCCCCTCAAAATAACCAAGACCATCCAGGTAAGTGACTCTCTTCTTAGAATCAAACGGCTTTCTCTCTCGTCGTTTCCCTTCTTTCTGTGCATTGTTTCAATGGGCTAGTGTACTCTGATAGGAAATGTGTATTTAAAAGCAAGCTGTTTATGACACCAAACCAAGTGATATAGGCCGATTGTGTGACAAGTGAGACAGCTTGCATGGACTTGATGAAGTGTAGAAGCACACCGACATGCTGTGTTCTAATATTGGATGCCTTTTATTTACAGCAACGTCCAATGGGAGTCGGATTGTCAAGTGGAATACGGTCAAATACACAGGTAGAGTGTTTTTCTTTGCATATTTTAAGAACATTTCTGAAAGAGAGTCGTGACTAAGATTGATAAACATAGTATTCAAATGTTTGTTGTCTCCCACAGCCTCTCTCAGATGAGCATGATGGCCCCCACAATAAACAAGTAAAGATGGCTACAGCTAATCATATGCTCAAGTCACGGGTAAGAGCTGCACTCGGTCTGAATCGGCACACTGACCAAATGAATGATTGTGTTTTTGCTCCATGAGTGTCTGTCTCCTGTTTGAAATGAACTTCCTCTCCTTCACACAGCCTGGAACAATGGGCTCCACATTCTCCATGTCGGGTCCGATCACCAAGGTGGTTCAAAATGATTCGTACACGGCCCCCTCCCGCCCTCCTGCCCCCGTGGCCCCCACCCGACCGAACCCCAGCATGTCTGCCGGGCGGCCCTCAGCTGCCGCCCTAAAGCCCGTCTCCAGGACTCTGCAGCAGAGCTCCGCAGAAAC
Encoded proteins:
- the poldip3 gene encoding polymerase delta-interacting protein 3, coding for MADVSLDEVIRQRGINLKAPAKRPMFGRGAGAVGKSFDARQKIGANDVRQRLGPGAGFQVKDAREKLVQKDARFKIRGRGGAGGGGGVQDARQMINSRKQGPNLFAVPAQTMPKMAVTQHLQGQTFVPQMQIQSNYNLVGLNSRQFNPTAQGLGLRGSASPQLSTNKRVMDARDRLSLKRNIGGTPTQADFEHPLKITKTIQQRPMGVGLSSGIRSNTQPLSDEHDGPHNKQVKMATANHMLKSRPGTMGSTFSMSGPITKVVQNDSYTAPSRPPAPVAPTRPNPSMSAGRPSAAALKPVSRTLQQSSAETSPPALAPPQPSFSPLEGTKITVNNLHPRVTEEDIVELFCVCGALKRARLAKVGVAEVVFVRKDDAVSAYRKYNNRCLDGQPMKCNLHIQGNVITSDQPILLRLSDTPGASSSGTKKDGLPPSLMSRTAGQRASSQPTPEVDPQTILKALFKSTSQSSSSSESPSAQATAFRIKI